The following are encoded in a window of Streptomyces sp. 11x1 genomic DNA:
- a CDS encoding amidohydrolase family protein: MTTPTVDVHAHLLVPEVEAAVADHPGLAAARALDARRNGPAALAVNGPMVCERIPRLTDVAVRLTAMDAQGVDVQLVSPSPSHYHYWADEETAEKVYRLANEATAAHCAQAPDRLHGLGLVPLQHPDQAVLALEHALDQGLAGVEISSHAPGRELSDPAYEPFWARAEETGALLFLHPFGCTLDERLDQWYLSNSVGQPTENAVALSHLIFSGVLDRHPDLKVIAAHGGGYLPTHIGRSDHAWSTRSDAGASCAHLPSSYLRRLYFDSLVHDPHVLRELIRVVGADRVLLGSDFPFDMGTEDPVGALRAARLSDPDFHAVRGGNAAELLRKD; the protein is encoded by the coding sequence GTGACCACACCGACAGTCGACGTCCACGCCCACCTCCTGGTCCCCGAGGTGGAGGCGGCCGTCGCCGATCACCCCGGCCTCGCGGCGGCCCGGGCGCTGGACGCCCGCCGCAACGGCCCGGCCGCGCTCGCCGTCAACGGGCCCATGGTGTGCGAGCGCATCCCACGCCTCACCGACGTCGCCGTACGCCTCACCGCGATGGACGCGCAGGGCGTGGATGTGCAGCTGGTCAGCCCGTCGCCCTCGCACTACCACTACTGGGCGGACGAGGAGACGGCCGAGAAGGTGTACCGGCTCGCCAACGAGGCGACGGCCGCGCACTGCGCCCAGGCGCCGGACCGGCTGCACGGCCTCGGGCTGGTCCCGCTGCAACACCCGGACCAGGCTGTACTCGCCCTCGAACACGCTCTGGACCAGGGCCTGGCGGGCGTGGAGATCTCCTCGCACGCTCCGGGCCGCGAGCTGTCCGATCCGGCTTACGAGCCCTTCTGGGCACGGGCCGAGGAGACGGGCGCGCTCCTGTTCCTGCACCCCTTCGGCTGCACGCTCGACGAGCGCCTGGACCAGTGGTACCTGTCCAACAGCGTCGGCCAGCCCACGGAGAACGCGGTCGCGCTGTCCCACCTCATCTTCTCCGGCGTACTGGACCGCCACCCGGACCTGAAGGTGATCGCCGCACACGGCGGCGGCTACCTGCCCACCCACATCGGCCGCTCCGACCACGCCTGGTCGACCCGCTCCGACGCGGGCGCGAGCTGCGCCCACCTGCCCAGCAGCTATCTCCGGCGCCTGTACTTCGACTCCTTGGTCCACGACCCGCACGTCCTGCGGGAGCTTATCCGCGTCGTCGGCGCCGACCGGGTACTGCTCGGCTCCGACTTCCCCTTCGACATGGGCACCGAGGACCCGGTCGGCGCGCTGCGCGCGGCCCGTCTGTCCGACCCCGACTTCCACGCCGTACGAGGCGGCAACGCCGCCGAACTCCTCCGGAAGGACTGA
- a CDS encoding VOC family protein, translating into MTARLLTHLRHVDLAVPDYDKQLDFYSGVWGLTKVAEDSGISFLAAEGSPEQYVVRLRKAEEKRLDLVSYGAASEADVDTLAEQLLAGGVQLVSQPGKVDTPGGGYGFRFFDVDGRTIEVSADVEVRQHRRIEEKESIPVKLSHVVLNSPDLNRTREWYERHLGFRLTDSLMHPRMGEAMHFMRISNQHHSMAIAKGPHTALHHISFEMRGIDEYMRGSGRVLRAGFKKIWGPGRHLAGDNTFTYFLDPHGNTVEYTTELELLDEDTWHPHVYDFSQPEVADQWGTANPMNELVAKESFNDPDRGCFVAPPV; encoded by the coding sequence ATGACCGCACGTCTGCTCACCCACCTGCGGCACGTCGACCTGGCCGTGCCCGACTACGACAAGCAGCTCGACTTCTACTCCGGTGTCTGGGGCCTGACCAAGGTCGCCGAGGACTCCGGGATCTCCTTCCTGGCCGCCGAGGGCAGCCCCGAACAGTACGTCGTACGGCTGCGCAAGGCCGAGGAGAAGCGCCTCGACCTCGTCTCGTACGGCGCAGCGAGCGAGGCGGACGTGGACACCCTCGCCGAACAACTCCTCGCCGGTGGCGTGCAGTTGGTCTCCCAGCCCGGCAAGGTCGACACCCCCGGCGGCGGTTACGGCTTCCGCTTCTTCGACGTCGACGGGCGCACCATCGAGGTCTCGGCCGACGTCGAGGTGCGGCAGCACCGCAGGATCGAGGAGAAGGAGTCGATCCCGGTCAAGCTGTCCCACGTCGTCCTCAACTCCCCCGACCTGAACCGCACTCGGGAGTGGTACGAGCGCCACCTCGGCTTCCGCCTCACCGACTCCCTCATGCACCCCAGGATGGGTGAGGCGATGCACTTCATGCGCATCAGCAACCAGCATCACTCCATGGCCATCGCGAAGGGCCCGCACACCGCGCTGCACCACATCTCCTTCGAGATGCGCGGGATCGACGAGTACATGCGTGGCTCCGGCCGGGTGCTGCGGGCCGGCTTCAAGAAGATCTGGGGCCCGGGCCGGCACCTGGCGGGCGACAACACGTTCACGTACTTCCTCGACCCGCACGGCAACACCGTCGAGTACACGACGGAGTTGGAGCTGCTGGACGAGGACACCTGGCACCCGCACGTCTACGACTTCTCCCAGCCCGAGGTCGCCGACCAGTGGGGCACCGCCAACCCGATGAACGAACTGGTCGCCAAGGAGTCCTTCAACGACCCCGACCGCGGCTGCTTCGTCGCCCCGCCGGTCTGA
- a CDS encoding fumarylacetoacetate hydrolase family protein: MRFATYEYRSRRHVAVLDQDGTLRPLPGVSSLTNLLAEGGSLRNLLAAGSVTQDVPAGPHVSEVRLLAPLQPPTVRDFVTFEEHVEGVRRAIDGATGVPEQWYAAPTFYFTNPYAVFGPYDDIPVPPGSSVLDFELEVAAVIGLEGRDLTPEQARDHIVGYTIFNDWSARDLQSAEMKIGLGPCKGKDTATTLGPYLVTADELEPFRDPDGFLRLALTAEVNGEVVGKDLLSNMSWTFEEMVAYASRGTRVVPGDVLGSGTCGNGGCLAELWGLRGEQTPPPLKPGDVVTLTVEGIGTVSNTVVPGPEPVALPVGRRRSRERP, translated from the coding sequence ATGCGCTTCGCCACATACGAGTACCGCAGCCGGCGCCATGTGGCCGTCCTCGACCAGGACGGCACGCTCCGCCCCCTGCCCGGTGTCAGCTCACTCACCAACCTGCTCGCCGAGGGAGGCAGCCTACGCAACCTGCTGGCTGCAGGCTCCGTGACGCAGGACGTCCCGGCCGGCCCGCACGTCTCCGAGGTGCGGCTGCTCGCGCCGCTCCAGCCGCCCACCGTGCGGGACTTCGTCACCTTCGAGGAGCACGTCGAGGGTGTACGGCGGGCCATTGACGGCGCCACCGGGGTGCCCGAGCAGTGGTACGCCGCCCCGACCTTCTACTTCACCAATCCCTACGCGGTCTTCGGCCCGTACGACGACATCCCCGTACCCCCGGGATCGAGCGTTCTGGACTTCGAACTCGAGGTCGCCGCCGTCATCGGGCTCGAAGGCCGCGACCTCACCCCCGAACAGGCCCGCGACCACATCGTCGGCTACACGATCTTCAACGACTGGTCCGCCCGCGACCTGCAGTCCGCCGAGATGAAGATCGGCCTCGGCCCCTGCAAGGGGAAGGACACCGCCACCACGCTCGGGCCGTACCTGGTCACCGCCGACGAACTGGAACCCTTCCGCGACCCGGACGGCTTCCTGCGTCTGGCCCTGACCGCCGAGGTCAACGGCGAGGTCGTCGGCAAGGACCTGCTGTCCAACATGAGCTGGACCTTCGAGGAGATGGTCGCCTACGCCTCCCGCGGCACCCGCGTCGTTCCCGGTGACGTCCTCGGCTCCGGCACCTGCGGCAACGGTGGCTGCCTGGCAGAGCTGTGGGGCCTGCGCGGCGAGCAGACGCCGCCCCCGCTGAAACCGGGCGACGTCGTCACCCTCACGGTGGAGGGCATCGGCACCGTCTCCAACACCGTCGTGCCCGGTCCCGAACCCGTCGCCCTGCCGGTCGGCAGGCGCCGCTCGCGGGAGCGGCCGTAA
- a CDS encoding XRE family transcriptional regulator gives MSQGNAVVARNLRLLREQRGFSIAELARRAGLAKQTLSNLEQGTGNPTVDTLFSIAGALGVPVTRLVAEREQVITVQRGDDVVWQKHGGYEARSLDHIYGSGVIENYVVRIAPHPDGVGKPSEPHPVGTLEHLYVISGRVRVGPSDNPLELSEGDFARYPGDRPHVYESLAGESLVHIVVSVPRVQPGTGGANLTRTHGNGTR, from the coding sequence GTGTCACAAGGAAACGCCGTCGTCGCGCGCAACCTGCGCCTTCTGAGGGAGCAGCGCGGATTCTCAATCGCCGAGCTGGCCCGACGGGCAGGGCTGGCCAAGCAAACGCTGTCGAATCTGGAACAGGGGACGGGCAACCCCACGGTCGACACCCTGTTCTCCATCGCAGGGGCACTAGGCGTTCCGGTGACCCGGCTGGTGGCCGAGCGGGAGCAGGTGATCACCGTGCAGCGGGGCGACGACGTCGTGTGGCAGAAGCACGGCGGATACGAAGCACGGTCACTCGACCACATCTATGGTTCGGGCGTCATCGAGAACTATGTGGTCCGTATTGCCCCCCACCCCGATGGCGTGGGCAAGCCCTCCGAGCCGCACCCAGTGGGCACTCTGGAGCACCTGTACGTCATCAGCGGCAGGGTGCGCGTGGGACCTTCCGACAACCCACTGGAGCTGTCGGAAGGGGACTTCGCGCGCTACCCGGGCGATCGGCCCCATGTGTACGAGTCGCTGGCGGGCGAGAGCCTGGTGCACATCGTGGTGAGTGTGCCCCGCGTTCAGCCTGGCACGGGCGGTGCGAACCTCACGCGAACCCACGGCAACGGAACGCGCTGA
- a CDS encoding 3-carboxyethylcatechol 2,3-dioxygenase, protein MTAAAVGLSHSPLIGKNDPAPDVLARVNQAVDKARAFVHAYDPELVVLYAPDHYNGFFYKEMPPFCLATEAHAVGDFGSRAGALSVDTAAAKALAQGVLDAGVDLTISSRMTVDHGFAQPLEVLFGGIDRVPVVPVFINGVATPLGPVSRVRALGTALGRAAAGLDKRVLFLASGGLSHDPPVPVLDGAPPRVADALIEGHPPTPEQRAKGEERVVQAGRDYAAGSTAMIPINPVWDNRLLDHLERGELTEFDSWTVEGMAKEGGGSAHEVRTWIAAYASLAAASGSYEMNSRFYEAIPAWIAGFAVTTAKGQ, encoded by the coding sequence ATGACCGCAGCCGCCGTCGGGCTCTCCCACTCGCCCCTCATCGGCAAGAACGACCCTGCTCCGGACGTCCTGGCCCGCGTGAACCAGGCCGTCGACAAGGCCAGGGCCTTCGTCCACGCCTACGACCCGGAACTCGTGGTGCTCTACGCGCCCGACCACTACAACGGCTTCTTCTACAAGGAGATGCCCCCGTTCTGCCTGGCCACCGAGGCCCACGCCGTGGGCGACTTCGGCTCCCGGGCCGGAGCGCTGTCGGTCGACACCGCCGCGGCGAAGGCACTGGCCCAAGGGGTGCTCGACGCCGGCGTCGACCTGACCATCTCGTCCCGGATGACCGTGGACCACGGGTTCGCGCAGCCGCTCGAAGTGCTGTTCGGCGGCATCGACCGGGTGCCGGTCGTTCCGGTGTTCATCAATGGTGTCGCCACCCCGCTGGGCCCGGTCAGCCGCGTCCGGGCGCTGGGCACGGCGCTGGGGCGGGCCGCCGCCGGACTCGACAAACGGGTGCTCTTCCTCGCCTCCGGCGGCTTGTCCCACGACCCGCCTGTTCCGGTCCTGGACGGCGCACCGCCCCGCGTCGCCGACGCGCTCATCGAGGGACACCCCCCGACGCCGGAGCAGCGCGCCAAGGGCGAGGAGCGTGTGGTCCAGGCCGGACGGGACTACGCCGCCGGATCGACGGCGATGATCCCGATCAACCCCGTCTGGGACAACCGGCTCCTCGACCACCTGGAGCGCGGCGAACTCACGGAGTTCGACTCCTGGACGGTCGAGGGCATGGCCAAGGAAGGCGGAGGCTCCGCCCACGAGGTCCGCACCTGGATCGCGGCGTATGCCTCTCTCGCGGCGGCTTCGGGTTCGTACGAGATGAACTCCCGCTTCTACGAGGCGATCCCCGCATGGATCGCCGGATTCGCGGTCACCACGGCGAAGGGACAGTGA
- a CDS encoding PAS domain-containing protein, producing MTEDTTASGRLSPTVLAAARSVDAVLATDGRGAVTQWSAGAHALWGWSWQEAVGLELADLYTADGVPRHKDGHTFDAPTQITALTVEDQRVGFLVTADLGAEEQAPDNALMSWLFDQFPLAISITDGEARVLRSNEAMCQLLGLSEEDIRTRLMTEAAPGVATAEDVRRVRRVVATGEPVTTERFVKVPGETKAHAWAADFFPLRDSTGRVRAVGCAA from the coding sequence ATGACGGAAGACACCACGGCATCCGGTCGGCTCTCTCCGACAGTGCTGGCGGCAGCACGTTCAGTGGATGCTGTCCTCGCCACGGACGGCAGAGGTGCGGTGACTCAATGGAGCGCCGGTGCTCACGCGCTGTGGGGATGGTCCTGGCAGGAAGCCGTTGGTCTGGAACTGGCGGATCTGTACACAGCCGACGGAGTACCTCGGCACAAGGACGGCCACACCTTCGACGCGCCGACGCAGATCACAGCGCTGACGGTAGAGGATCAGCGCGTTGGGTTCCTGGTGACGGCCGATCTCGGGGCGGAGGAGCAGGCGCCAGACAACGCCCTGATGTCCTGGCTGTTCGATCAGTTCCCGCTCGCGATTTCGATCACTGACGGTGAGGCCCGTGTTCTGAGGAGCAACGAAGCGATGTGCCAGCTCCTGGGGCTGAGCGAGGAGGACATCCGTACACGGCTCATGACCGAGGCGGCGCCGGGGGTTGCTACCGCCGAAGATGTCCGGCGTGTGCGCCGCGTCGTCGCGACGGGCGAACCAGTGACCACAGAGAGGTTCGTGAAAGTCCCGGGTGAGACGAAGGCCCATGCATGGGCCGCGGACTTCTTCCCACTGCGGGACTCCACCGGCCGAGTGCGCGCGGTGGGCTGTGCGGCATGA
- a CDS encoding fumarylacetoacetate hydrolase family protein — MTRTAVDEAARRLATALDEGRPVSPVRDLLGEHDIAAAYAVQQALTRRRLAAGALVAGRKIGLTSPAVQQQLGVDQPDFGVLFADMDVSGLPEVPSGRLLQPKAEAEIAFVLKEDLADGDLELARIRDAVDYAVAALEIVDSRIANWDITLTDTVADNASSGLFVLAEHRLTLDEFEPRETTMRLYADDVLVSEGDGAACLGDPLNALAWLARTAVSLGEPLRAGQVVLSGALGPMVPAPPGTRIRAEISSLGEVTAAFSEKRDA, encoded by the coding sequence ATGACCCGTACGGCAGTTGACGAGGCGGCCCGCAGACTCGCCACCGCGCTGGACGAAGGCCGGCCCGTGTCTCCGGTCCGTGACTTGCTCGGCGAGCACGACATCGCAGCCGCCTACGCCGTCCAGCAGGCGCTCACGCGGCGGAGGCTGGCCGCGGGAGCCCTGGTGGCCGGCCGGAAGATCGGCCTGACCTCCCCAGCCGTGCAGCAGCAACTCGGCGTCGACCAGCCCGACTTCGGGGTGCTCTTCGCCGACATGGACGTCTCAGGCCTGCCCGAGGTGCCATCCGGCCGGCTGCTCCAGCCCAAAGCCGAGGCGGAGATCGCCTTCGTGCTCAAGGAAGACCTGGCCGACGGCGACCTCGAGCTTGCACGGATAAGGGATGCCGTGGACTACGCGGTCGCCGCCCTGGAGATCGTCGACAGCCGCATCGCCAACTGGGACATCACCCTCACCGACACGGTCGCCGACAACGCCTCCAGCGGACTGTTCGTGCTCGCCGAACACCGGCTCACCCTCGACGAGTTCGAGCCGCGCGAGACCACCATGCGGCTGTACGCCGACGACGTCCTCGTCTCCGAGGGCGACGGCGCCGCCTGCCTCGGCGACCCGCTCAACGCCCTGGCCTGGCTGGCCCGCACAGCCGTGTCGCTCGGCGAGCCGCTGCGCGCGGGGCAGGTAGTCCTGTCCGGCGCGCTCGGTCCCATGGTCCCCGCTCCGCCCGGAACCCGGATCCGCGCCGAGATCAGCTCACTCGGCGAAGTCACCGCCGCCTTCTCCGAAAAGAGAGACGCATGA
- a CDS encoding zinc-binding dehydrogenase has protein sequence MLAATAISQSAADPLSGLVLRDVPEPEPRPGWSRVRVVASSLNMHDLWTLRGVGHPPERLPIVLGCDAAGYDEDGNEVIVHPVIGDPDAGRGDETLDPNRVLLSEQHDGAFAEYLTVPTRNLVPKPAWLSFDEAACLPVAWTTAYRMLYTQAQITAGDRVLVQGAGGGVASAAIKLAVAAGAVVYTTSRSEAKRAEALTWGVRAALPTGERLPERVDVVIETVGEATWSHSLKSLRPGGTVVVAGATSGTNPPADLGRVFYLQQRILGSTGGTRAELVAMLRMLEATGARPVIDRTLPLTDIHKGFQLMIDGGLTGKLVIHPPTQ, from the coding sequence GTGCTTGCTGCAACCGCCATTTCCCAGAGCGCCGCCGACCCTCTGTCGGGGCTGGTACTGCGCGACGTCCCGGAGCCCGAGCCGAGGCCCGGCTGGTCCCGGGTCCGTGTCGTCGCTTCCTCTCTCAACATGCACGACCTGTGGACCCTGCGCGGTGTGGGACATCCGCCGGAGCGTCTGCCGATCGTGCTCGGCTGCGACGCAGCCGGATACGACGAGGACGGCAACGAGGTCATCGTCCACCCGGTGATCGGCGACCCGGACGCCGGACGCGGCGACGAGACCCTCGACCCGAACCGTGTGCTGCTGTCCGAGCAGCACGACGGGGCCTTCGCCGAGTACCTGACCGTGCCCACCCGCAACCTGGTCCCGAAGCCCGCCTGGCTGTCCTTCGACGAGGCCGCCTGTCTGCCTGTCGCCTGGACCACGGCCTACCGCATGCTGTACACGCAGGCTCAGATCACCGCAGGCGACCGTGTCCTCGTGCAGGGTGCGGGCGGCGGGGTCGCCTCCGCCGCGATCAAGCTCGCGGTGGCGGCCGGTGCCGTCGTCTACACCACCAGCCGCAGCGAGGCCAAGCGCGCCGAGGCCCTCACCTGGGGTGTCCGGGCAGCGCTCCCCACCGGAGAACGGCTGCCCGAGCGCGTCGACGTCGTCATCGAGACGGTCGGCGAGGCGACCTGGTCGCACTCGCTGAAGTCCCTGCGCCCCGGCGGCACCGTCGTCGTCGCCGGAGCCACGAGCGGCACCAATCCGCCCGCCGATCTGGGCCGCGTGTTCTACCTCCAGCAGCGCATCCTCGGCTCCACCGGCGGTACTCGCGCCGAACTGGTCGCGATGCTCCGCATGCTCGAAGCCACCGGTGCTCGACCGGTGATTGACAGGACCCTGCCGCTCACGGACATCCACAAGGGCTTCCAGCTCATGATCGACGGCGGGCTGACCGGAAAGCTCGTCATCCACCCGCCCACGCAGTAA